Proteins from a genomic interval of Geodermatophilus obscurus DSM 43160:
- a CDS encoding O-methyltransferase family 2 translates to MPGSAADRLARLADGYLVTQLLHVAVALGVPDALAAGPRSAPDLARELGAVPGPLHRVLRGLAAEEVLDELPDGRFGLSPVGELLRPGVPGSLQGTVAARGGLYYRPAAGLLAAVRDGGTPFELTEGRPFFDALAADPPRLAAFRASMADRSAREAGAVVAAYDVSGLASVVDVGGGPGVLLRAVRARVPSADVLLFDRPEVVAGSDLPAVGGDFFEQVPAGADAYLLSRVLHDWDDEAARQVLLTCRAAMRPDSVLLVVEAVLPERAADDPAAVRMDLHVLVLLSGRERTAGEYADLCEAAGLRLTRDVPTDAGVHVLEVRPA, encoded by the coding sequence GTGCCCGGCTCCGCAGCCGACCGGCTGGCCCGGCTCGCCGACGGCTACCTGGTCACCCAGCTGCTGCACGTCGCCGTCGCGCTGGGGGTGCCCGACGCCCTGGCCGCCGGTCCGCGCAGCGCCCCCGACCTCGCGCGGGAGCTCGGCGCCGTGCCCGGCCCCCTGCACCGGGTGCTGCGCGGGTTGGCCGCCGAGGAGGTGCTCGACGAGCTGCCCGACGGTCGCTTCGGGCTGAGCCCGGTCGGCGAGCTGCTGCGGCCCGGGGTGCCGGGCTCGCTCCAGGGCACGGTGGCCGCCCGCGGCGGGCTTTACTACCGGCCGGCCGCCGGGCTCCTCGCCGCCGTGCGGGACGGCGGGACGCCGTTCGAGCTCACCGAGGGGCGGCCCTTCTTCGACGCGCTCGCGGCCGACCCCCCGCGGTTGGCCGCTTTCCGCGCGTCGATGGCCGACCGCTCCGCACGGGAGGCCGGTGCGGTGGTGGCCGCCTACGACGTGTCCGGCCTCGCGTCGGTGGTCGACGTGGGCGGCGGGCCAGGCGTGCTGCTGCGGGCGGTCCGGGCGCGGGTGCCGTCCGCCGACGTGCTGCTGTTCGACCGGCCGGAGGTCGTCGCCGGCTCGGACCTGCCTGCGGTCGGCGGGGACTTCTTCGAGCAGGTGCCGGCCGGCGCGGACGCCTACCTGCTGTCCCGGGTCCTGCACGACTGGGACGACGAGGCCGCCCGGCAGGTGCTGCTCACCTGCCGGGCGGCGATGCGGCCGGACTCGGTGCTGCTGGTGGTGGAGGCGGTGCTGCCGGAGCGCGCCGCCGACGACCCGGCCGCGGTGCGGATGGACCTGCACGTGCTGGTGCTGCTGTCCGGCCGCGAGCGCACGGCCGGGGAGTACGCCGACCTGTGCGAGGCGGCCGGGCTGCGGCTCACCCGCGACGTCCCGACCGACGCCGGGGTGCACGTGCTCGAGGTGCGTCCGGCGTAG
- the yidD gene encoding membrane protein insertion efficiency factor YidD has protein sequence MVFIWSSGWGPRRRRHGPGYGRRYGPRYGYGPGYGYGPRRGHDRDGSCLRDLLFLNTGCCLANAIGCGIDGLFLVPTTVRHVHATGTGRRGTRVRDRLVAAVRVYQREVSPRRPPCCRFEPTCSAYAVQALERHGAGRGCWLTLRRLVRCRPGAAGGPDPVPAAA, from the coding sequence ATGGTCTTCATCTGGAGCAGCGGCTGGGGCCCGCGGCGGCGCCGGCACGGTCCGGGGTACGGCCGGAGGTACGGGCCGCGGTACGGCTACGGCCCCGGGTACGGCTACGGGCCGCGCCGCGGCCACGACCGGGACGGCTCGTGCCTGCGCGACCTGCTGTTCCTCAACACCGGGTGCTGCCTGGCCAACGCGATCGGCTGCGGCATCGACGGGCTGTTCCTCGTGCCGACGACGGTGCGGCACGTGCACGCCACCGGCACCGGGCGGCGCGGGACCCGGGTGCGGGACCGGCTGGTGGCCGCCGTCCGGGTCTACCAGCGCGAGGTCAGCCCCCGGCGCCCACCGTGCTGCCGCTTCGAGCCGACCTGCTCGGCCTACGCCGTCCAGGCCCTGGAGCGGCACGGCGCCGGCCGCGGCTGCTGGCTCACCCTGCGCCGGCTGGTGCGCTGCCGGCCCGGCGCGGCCGGTGGCCCCGACCCGGTGCCCGCCGCCGCCTGA
- the nirB gene encoding nitrite reductase large subunit NirB translates to MTAVLGGRPPGLTSLHMDDDDLDQRSRLVVVGNGMAGARLVEEVLERGGAEQFRITVFGDEPHGNYNRIMLSPVLAGESHEDDIVLNSHDWYADNGVLLRAGVRVERIDTAAKTVLGSDGSVTPYDHLVLATGSYSFIPPMTGVRQEDGGLLPGVFGFRTIDETRAMLEATGRCRRAVVMGGGLLGLEAARALQGHGLQVELVHAMPYLMNAQLDAEAGAILKRSVESLGIGVHLDVLATEVLGAEHVEGVVLKDGRRLDCDLLVVATGVRPHTDVAVLSGLEVERGIVVDDQLRTDDPDVYAIGECAQHRGSVYGLVQPAWEHARVLADVLTGTDPDAEYHGSRTATKLKVAGVDVATMGVNTPERDDDEFLVISEPRRGVHLSVVIRDDVLVGATLLGDTRKVAYLTQAFDRGAPLPEERIRLLVDLSDGAPEVGVAEMPADSQVCNCNGVSKGDICGAVAGGCGSVGAVMDATRAGKGCGSCKGLVKQVVEWAADGDLTEDPAASYYVPGIPMAKPELVAAIREQDLRSVSAVFTALAPGGQDDAKSKMGLTSLLKMLWGVDFVPEKDGEFINDRVHANIQRDGTFSVVPQMKGGVTTPAQLRRIAEVAEKYEVPMVKVTGGQRIDLLGVRKEDLPAVWDDLGMPSGYAYGKSFRTVKTCVGSDFCRFGLGDSTQLGIDLETRFQGIEGPAKMKLAVVGCPRNCAEAYVKDVGVVAVGNGRWEVYVGGAAGATVRKGDLLATVDSPEEVLRLTGRFLQYYRENANWLERTYDFVPRVGLERIRSVLLEDSEGIVAELDAGIQRSIDAYTDPWGQDGREPATPGQFRSSLPLVALPKVPVR, encoded by the coding sequence ATGACCGCCGTTCTCGGGGGTCGGCCGCCGGGCCTGACCTCGCTGCACATGGACGACGACGACCTCGATCAGCGCAGCCGGCTGGTCGTGGTGGGCAACGGGATGGCCGGCGCCCGCCTGGTCGAGGAGGTGCTCGAGCGCGGCGGGGCCGAGCAGTTCCGGATCACCGTCTTCGGCGACGAGCCGCACGGCAACTACAACCGGATCATGCTCTCGCCGGTGCTGGCCGGGGAGTCGCACGAGGACGACATCGTCCTCAACAGCCACGACTGGTACGCCGACAACGGCGTGCTGCTGCGCGCCGGCGTCCGGGTCGAGCGCATCGACACCGCCGCCAAGACGGTCCTCGGCTCCGACGGCTCGGTCACGCCCTACGACCACCTGGTGCTGGCCACCGGCAGCTACTCGTTCATCCCACCGATGACCGGGGTCCGGCAGGAGGACGGCGGCCTGCTGCCCGGCGTCTTCGGGTTCCGCACCATCGACGAGACGCGCGCCATGCTGGAGGCCACCGGCCGCTGCCGGCGCGCGGTGGTCATGGGCGGCGGCCTGCTCGGGCTGGAGGCGGCGCGCGCCCTGCAGGGGCACGGGCTGCAGGTCGAGCTCGTGCACGCCATGCCGTACCTGATGAACGCCCAGCTCGACGCCGAGGCCGGCGCCATCCTCAAGAGGAGCGTCGAGTCCCTCGGCATCGGCGTGCACCTCGACGTCCTGGCCACCGAGGTGCTCGGCGCCGAGCACGTCGAGGGGGTGGTCCTGAAGGACGGCCGGCGGCTGGACTGCGACCTGCTCGTCGTCGCCACCGGCGTCCGGCCGCACACCGACGTCGCGGTGCTCTCGGGCCTGGAGGTCGAGCGCGGCATCGTCGTCGACGACCAGCTGCGCACCGACGACCCCGACGTCTACGCCATCGGCGAGTGCGCCCAGCACCGCGGTTCGGTCTACGGCCTGGTGCAGCCGGCCTGGGAGCACGCCCGCGTGCTGGCCGACGTGCTGACCGGCACGGACCCGGACGCGGAGTACCACGGCAGCCGGACGGCGACCAAGCTCAAGGTCGCCGGCGTCGACGTCGCCACCATGGGCGTCAACACCCCCGAGCGGGACGACGACGAGTTCCTGGTGATCTCCGAGCCCAGGCGCGGGGTGCACCTGTCGGTGGTCATCCGCGACGACGTGCTGGTCGGGGCCACGCTGCTCGGCGACACCCGCAAGGTCGCCTACCTGACCCAGGCCTTCGACCGCGGCGCGCCGCTGCCCGAGGAGCGGATCCGGCTGCTGGTCGACCTCTCCGACGGCGCCCCGGAGGTGGGCGTCGCCGAGATGCCCGCCGACTCGCAGGTCTGCAACTGCAACGGGGTGTCGAAGGGCGACATCTGCGGTGCCGTCGCCGGCGGGTGCGGCAGCGTCGGCGCGGTCATGGACGCCACCCGGGCCGGCAAGGGCTGTGGCTCGTGCAAGGGCCTGGTGAAGCAGGTCGTCGAGTGGGCCGCCGACGGCGACCTCACCGAGGACCCGGCCGCCTCGTACTACGTGCCGGGCATCCCGATGGCCAAGCCCGAGCTCGTCGCCGCCATCCGCGAGCAGGACCTGCGCAGCGTCTCGGCGGTCTTCACCGCGCTCGCCCCCGGCGGGCAGGACGACGCGAAGTCGAAGATGGGCCTGACCTCGCTGCTGAAGATGCTCTGGGGCGTGGACTTCGTCCCGGAGAAGGACGGCGAGTTCATCAACGACCGGGTGCACGCCAACATCCAGCGCGACGGCACCTTCTCCGTCGTCCCGCAGATGAAGGGCGGCGTGACCACCCCGGCCCAGCTGCGCCGGATCGCCGAGGTCGCCGAGAAGTACGAGGTCCCGATGGTGAAGGTGACCGGCGGGCAGCGGATCGACCTGCTCGGCGTCCGCAAGGAGGACCTGCCGGCGGTGTGGGACGACCTCGGCATGCCGTCCGGGTACGCCTACGGCAAGAGCTTCCGCACCGTGAAGACGTGCGTGGGCAGCGACTTCTGCCGGTTCGGCCTCGGCGACTCCACCCAGCTCGGCATCGACCTGGAGACCCGGTTCCAGGGCATCGAAGGCCCGGCGAAGATGAAGCTCGCCGTGGTCGGCTGCCCGCGCAACTGCGCCGAGGCCTACGTCAAGGACGTCGGCGTCGTCGCCGTCGGCAACGGGAGGTGGGAGGTCTACGTCGGCGGCGCCGCCGGGGCCACCGTCCGCAAGGGCGACCTGCTGGCCACCGTCGACTCCCCGGAGGAGGTGCTCCGGCTCACCGGCCGCTTCCTGCAGTACTACCGGGAGAACGCCAACTGGCTGGAGCGCACCTACGACTTCGTGCCGCGGGTCGGCCTGGAGCGGATCCGGTCGGTGCTGCTGGAGGACAGCGAGGGGATCGTCGCCGAGCTCGACGCCGGGATCCAGCGGTCGATCGACGCCTACACCGACCCGTGGGGCCAGGACGGCAGGGAGCCTGCGACCCCCGGCCAGTTCCGCTCCTCGCTGCCGCTGGTCGCGCTGCCGAAGGTGCCGGTGCGATGA
- a CDS encoding Rieske (2Fe-2S) protein has product MSAPHLEAARPTTPGTDPGSPATDVRTPGPAPALRGEAYAVGRVDEVPPGEGRAFVAGGVQVAVFRLRDGSLHATQAACPHAGGPLADGQTDVDVLVCPLHLYAYRWRDGASTSGAAPIRVYPVHESGGEIVVEV; this is encoded by the coding sequence ATGAGCGCGCCGCACCTGGAGGCCGCCCGGCCCACGACGCCGGGCACCGACCCCGGCAGCCCGGCCACCGACGTCCGCACCCCTGGTCCGGCACCGGCCCTGCGCGGCGAGGCGTACGCGGTGGGGCGGGTCGACGAGGTGCCTCCGGGGGAAGGCCGGGCCTTCGTCGCCGGGGGCGTGCAGGTCGCCGTCTTCCGGCTGCGCGACGGCTCGCTGCACGCCACCCAGGCCGCCTGCCCGCACGCCGGGGGCCCGCTGGCCGACGGGCAGACCGACGTCGACGTGCTGGTCTGCCCGCTGCACCTCTACGCGTACCGGTGGCGCGACGGCGCCTCGACGTCCGGAGCCGCGCCGATCCGCGTCTACCCGGTGCACGAGTCCGGCGGCGAGATCGTCGTCGAGGTGTAG
- a CDS encoding GNAT family N-acetyltransferase, with product MADRVITVHLGAPSVRLAEQRDVPRIAATLTLALSTSRWARWALPDDGRIQRLTRLAELDAGHRAVSTGTGWVTEDVTGVATWEAPEGAPGTRPVLDDVRAALATELPHISGSHWSRVRDTRALVDAARPAGPHWWLSHLGTRPSSRRRGYGTALLQPGLAHCDTTGLPAAALVSTWAAVRFLRRLGFEVDRAMESTDGALPLWLLVRPPQD from the coding sequence GTGGCCGACCGCGTGATCACCGTGCACCTCGGCGCCCCGTCGGTCCGCCTCGCCGAGCAGCGCGACGTGCCGCGGATCGCCGCCACCCTGACCCTCGCGCTGTCCACCTCGCGCTGGGCCCGCTGGGCGTTGCCGGACGACGGCCGGATCCAGCGGCTGACCCGCCTCGCCGAGCTCGACGCCGGCCACCGCGCGGTCTCCACCGGCACGGGCTGGGTCACCGAGGACGTCACCGGCGTCGCCACCTGGGAGGCCCCCGAGGGCGCACCGGGCACCCGGCCGGTGCTCGACGACGTCCGCGCCGCGCTGGCCACCGAGCTGCCGCACATCAGCGGCTCGCACTGGTCGCGGGTGCGGGACACCCGCGCGCTGGTCGACGCCGCCCGCCCGGCCGGCCCGCACTGGTGGCTGTCCCACCTGGGCACCCGGCCCAGCAGCCGGCGGCGCGGGTACGGCACCGCGCTCCTGCAGCCCGGGCTGGCCCACTGCGACACGACCGGACTGCCCGCTGCCGCGCTCGTCTCGACCTGGGCCGCCGTCCGGTTCCTGCGGCGTCTCGGCTTCGAGGTCGACCGCGCGATGGAGAGCACCGACGGCGCCCTGCCGCTGTGGCTGCTGGTGCGCCCGCCGCAGGACTGA
- a CDS encoding YciI family protein: MPQYLLSLIQPDGPMPAPEVLGPIMRDVAAVTERMRAAGAWVFSAGLHPAETATVVRPAGEDFLVTDGPYVEAKEHVGGFTIVEAEDLDAALSWGREVARATTLPVEVRPVASPGV, from the coding sequence GTGCCGCAGTACCTGCTCAGCCTGATCCAGCCCGACGGCCCGATGCCCGCGCCCGAGGTCCTCGGCCCGATCATGCGGGACGTGGCCGCGGTGACCGAGCGGATGCGTGCCGCCGGCGCCTGGGTCTTCTCCGCCGGCCTGCACCCCGCGGAGACCGCGACCGTGGTGCGGCCCGCAGGCGAGGACTTCCTGGTCACCGACGGCCCCTACGTGGAGGCCAAGGAGCACGTCGGCGGCTTCACGATCGTGGAGGCCGAGGACCTCGACGCGGCGCTGTCCTGGGGCCGCGAGGTCGCCCGGGCGACGACCCTGCCGGTGGAGGTCCGGCCGGTCGCGAGCCCGGGCGTCTGA
- the mmuM gene encoding homocysteine S-methyltransferase, with the protein MPDFPLATALAAGPVVLDGGLATQLEAQGHDLSSELWSSRLLHDAPEAVVAAHAAFAAAGAQVATTASYQVSVEGLAAAGLDATEARRLVVRSVHLAERGAPDAWIAGSVGPYGAALADGSEYTGAYADEIGVDRLRQWHRPRMEWLAEAGADVLACETVPAAAEAEALLEEADMLGMPVWLSLTTVLDSDGVVRTRRGEPAGEVFAMARDLDAVVAVGVNCTDPDGVLAAVTAAGVAGRPVVVYPNSGERWDAAGRRWTGTAGLSPHNALTWVHAGARLVGGCCRVGPRSIGALAAALRPAPSGEPVGPHNGH; encoded by the coding sequence ATGCCCGACTTCCCCCTCGCCACCGCTCTGGCCGCCGGGCCGGTGGTCCTCGACGGCGGACTGGCCACCCAGCTGGAGGCGCAGGGGCACGACCTGTCCTCGGAGCTGTGGTCGTCGCGGCTGCTGCACGACGCACCCGAGGCGGTCGTCGCCGCGCACGCCGCCTTCGCCGCAGCCGGCGCCCAGGTGGCGACGACGGCCAGCTACCAGGTGTCGGTGGAGGGGCTCGCCGCTGCCGGGCTGGACGCGACGGAGGCCCGGCGGCTCGTCGTCCGCTCGGTCCACCTGGCCGAGCGCGGCGCCCCCGACGCGTGGATCGCCGGGTCTGTCGGGCCCTACGGCGCGGCCCTCGCGGACGGGTCGGAGTACACCGGCGCCTACGCCGACGAGATCGGCGTCGACCGGCTCCGGCAGTGGCACCGGCCGCGCATGGAGTGGCTGGCCGAGGCCGGGGCCGACGTCCTGGCCTGCGAGACGGTGCCCGCCGCCGCCGAGGCCGAGGCACTGCTGGAGGAGGCCGACATGCTGGGCATGCCGGTCTGGCTGTCGCTCACCACGGTGCTGGACAGCGACGGCGTCGTGCGCACGAGGCGCGGCGAGCCGGCCGGGGAGGTGTTCGCGATGGCACGCGACCTCGATGCCGTGGTCGCCGTCGGCGTCAACTGCACCGACCCGGACGGCGTCCTGGCGGCGGTGACCGCCGCCGGGGTCGCCGGCAGACCCGTCGTCGTCTACCCGAACAGCGGCGAGCGCTGGGACGCCGCCGGCCGCCGCTGGACCGGTACCGCCGGTCTCTCCCCGCATAACGCCCTGACCTGGGTGCATGCCGGCGCTCGCCTCGTCGGCGGCTGCTGCCGGGTGGGGCCTCGCTCGATCGGCGCGCTCGCGGCTGCGCTGCGGCCCGCGCCGTCCGGGGAACCGGTTGGCCCGCACAACGGCCATTGA
- the arfB gene encoding alternative ribosome rescue aminoacyl-tRNA hydrolase ArfB, whose protein sequence is MPTTDDAAADLPVSGSLVVPAAALHWRFSRSSGPGGQGVNTADSRVELWVAPLELPGLTDAQRQRLVERLAGRLVDGVLTVAASEHRQQLRNRQAARERLAAVLRAALAPPPAARRRTRPTRGSQERRIQAKKQRGQLKKQRRSWD, encoded by the coding sequence GTGCCGACCACCGACGACGCCGCCGCGGACCTGCCGGTCAGCGGCTCGCTCGTCGTGCCCGCGGCCGCGTTGCACTGGCGGTTCTCCCGCTCGTCGGGCCCGGGCGGTCAGGGCGTCAACACCGCCGACTCGCGGGTGGAGCTGTGGGTCGCGCCGCTCGAGCTCCCCGGCCTGACCGACGCCCAGCGGCAGCGGCTGGTCGAGCGCCTGGCCGGCCGGCTGGTGGACGGCGTCCTGACCGTGGCCGCCAGCGAGCACCGGCAGCAGCTCCGCAACCGGCAGGCCGCGCGCGAGCGGCTGGCCGCCGTCCTGCGCGCGGCGCTGGCCCCACCGCCCGCGGCCCGCCGGCGCACCCGGCCCACGCGCGGGTCGCAGGAGCGGCGGATCCAGGCCAAGAAGCAGCGCGGGCAGCTCAAGAAGCAGCGCCGCTCCTGGGACTGA
- a CDS encoding molybdopterin oxidoreductase family protein, producing MTATALPGVLAGPGPRTRTTQTHCPYCSLQCGVTMTAGDRPATLQPADFPTNRGGLCSKGWSAPELLDHPERLTRPLVRAVPGDRTSPLVESTWEEALDRVVAAIERTQAEHGRDAVGCFGGGGLTNEQAYQFGKFARVALRTSAIDYNGRFCMSSAAGAANRAFGLDRGMPFPLSDVAAADVVVLVGSNPADTMPPAMQWFDEGRARGAQHVVVDPRRTATARNAALHLQPLPGTDLALANALLHIAIAEGLVDEDYVAARTTGFEQVREGVGAYWPDRVERLTGVPVADQRRTVFALARAERAIVLTARGAEQHRSGTDTAQAWINLALALGLPGREGSGWATVTGQGNGQGGREHGQKADQLPGYRRLADPAARAHVASVWGVDPDDLPMPGKSAFELLDALGTDGGVRTLLVLASNVAVSAPDARRVISRLADLDFLAVSDFFLSETAELADVVLPSAMWAEEDGTMTNVEGRVVRRRRALDPPDGVRDDLQLLAELADRLGAGHLFSADPETVFAELGRASAGGAADYAGISYRRIDDEQGVFWPCPAPDHPGTPRLFLDRFATPDGRARFLRVEHVEAHERPDDEYPYVLTTGRVLGQYQSGTQTRRSRSLQLIAPLPRAELHPDLARRLGIGPDDVVELATRRGRARFSAQLTDDIRPDVVFAPFHWGGGSSANALTDADALDPTSRMPAFKVCAVAVTRVAGPVERLPAPEAATQPEPRPHATPAARTPLSPARSPRHPAGRPHPPAETPHRPFPRRTPRVKSTPRFLQGVYPITGEGLDKPGPVDPALRYTVPGGATAQALYFRGGNSTEHLVYVLLVRDGVPVRWFPIGAKGDVHVPLRVVEDLPGGTVVELQAAAPIGVTGELVVDLGLVEV from the coding sequence GTGACCGCGACCGCCCTGCCCGGAGTGCTCGCCGGGCCCGGCCCGCGCACCCGGACGACGCAGACCCACTGCCCGTACTGCTCGCTGCAGTGCGGCGTCACGATGACCGCCGGCGACCGTCCGGCGACGCTGCAGCCGGCCGACTTCCCGACCAACCGCGGCGGCCTGTGCTCCAAGGGCTGGTCGGCCCCGGAGCTGCTCGACCACCCCGAGCGGCTGACCCGCCCGCTGGTCCGCGCCGTCCCCGGCGACCGCACCAGCCCGCTGGTCGAGTCCACGTGGGAGGAGGCACTGGACCGGGTCGTCGCCGCGATCGAGCGCACCCAGGCCGAGCACGGCCGCGACGCCGTCGGCTGCTTCGGCGGCGGCGGGCTGACCAACGAGCAGGCCTACCAGTTCGGCAAGTTCGCGCGGGTCGCCTTGCGGACGAGCGCCATCGACTACAACGGCCGGTTCTGCATGTCCTCGGCGGCCGGCGCGGCCAACCGGGCCTTCGGTCTCGACCGCGGCATGCCGTTCCCGTTGTCCGACGTCGCCGCGGCCGACGTCGTCGTCCTGGTCGGGTCCAACCCGGCCGACACCATGCCGCCGGCGATGCAGTGGTTCGACGAGGGCCGGGCCCGCGGCGCCCAGCACGTCGTCGTCGACCCCCGCCGGACGGCGACCGCCCGCAACGCCGCCCTGCACCTGCAGCCGCTGCCGGGCACCGACCTGGCGCTGGCCAACGCGCTGCTGCACATCGCGATCGCCGAGGGCCTCGTGGACGAGGACTACGTCGCGGCGCGCACCACCGGCTTCGAGCAGGTCCGTGAGGGGGTCGGGGCCTACTGGCCCGACCGGGTGGAGCGGCTCACCGGCGTCCCCGTCGCCGACCAACGACGCACCGTCTTCGCCCTGGCCCGGGCCGAGCGGGCCATCGTGCTGACCGCGCGCGGTGCCGAGCAGCACCGCAGCGGTACCGACACCGCCCAGGCGTGGATCAACCTGGCGCTGGCCCTCGGCCTGCCGGGCCGGGAGGGCAGCGGCTGGGCCACCGTCACCGGCCAGGGCAACGGGCAGGGCGGGCGCGAGCACGGGCAGAAGGCCGACCAGCTGCCCGGCTACCGCAGGCTCGCCGACCCCGCGGCCCGCGCCCACGTCGCATCCGTCTGGGGCGTCGACCCCGACGACCTGCCGATGCCGGGGAAGAGCGCTTTCGAGCTGCTCGACGCGCTCGGCACCGACGGCGGCGTGCGCACGCTCCTGGTGCTCGCCTCCAACGTCGCGGTCTCCGCCCCCGACGCCCGCCGGGTGATCAGCCGGCTGGCCGACCTGGACTTCCTCGCGGTCAGCGACTTCTTCCTCTCCGAGACCGCCGAGCTCGCCGACGTCGTCCTGCCCAGCGCCATGTGGGCCGAGGAGGACGGCACGATGACCAACGTCGAGGGCCGGGTGGTCCGCCGCCGGCGCGCGCTGGACCCGCCCGACGGCGTCCGCGACGACCTGCAGCTGCTCGCCGAGCTGGCCGACCGGCTCGGCGCAGGACACCTGTTCTCCGCGGATCCGGAGACGGTCTTCGCCGAGCTCGGCCGGGCCAGCGCCGGGGGAGCGGCCGACTACGCCGGCATCAGCTACCGGCGCATCGACGACGAGCAGGGCGTCTTCTGGCCCTGCCCGGCGCCCGACCACCCGGGCACCCCGCGGCTGTTCCTCGACCGCTTCGCCACCCCCGACGGGCGGGCCCGGTTCCTCCGCGTCGAGCACGTGGAGGCCCACGAGCGGCCGGACGACGAGTACCCGTACGTGCTCACGACCGGCCGCGTGCTGGGGCAGTACCAGTCGGGCACCCAGACCCGCCGCTCGCGCAGCCTGCAGCTGATCGCCCCGCTGCCGCGCGCCGAGCTGCACCCCGACCTGGCCCGGCGCCTGGGCATCGGACCGGACGACGTCGTGGAGCTGGCCACCCGCCGCGGCCGGGCCCGCTTCTCGGCGCAGCTGACCGACGACATCCGACCCGACGTCGTCTTCGCGCCCTTCCACTGGGGCGGGGGCTCCAGCGCGAACGCGCTCACCGACGCCGATGCGCTCGACCCGACGTCGAGGATGCCCGCCTTCAAGGTCTGCGCGGTCGCGGTCACCCGCGTCGCCGGCCCGGTGGAGCGGCTGCCCGCCCCCGAGGCCGCCACCCAGCCCGAGCCCCGGCCGCACGCGACGCCCGCGGCACGCACCCCGCTGTCGCCGGCGCGCAGCCCCCGTCACCCCGCCGGCCGTCCGCACCCGCCCGCCGAGACCCCGCACCGCCCGTTCCCGAGGAGGACCCCCCGCGTGAAGAGCACACCCCGCTTCCTGCAAGGCGTGTACCCGATCACCGGGGAGGGCCTGGACAAGCCGGGCCCGGTCGACCCGGCCCTGCGCTACACGGTGCCCGGCGGCGCCACCGCGCAGGCCCTGTACTTCCGCGGCGGCAACTCCACCGAGCACCTGGTGTACGTGCTGCTGGTCCGCGACGGGGTGCCGGTGCGCTGGTTCCCGATCGGGGCCAAGGGCGACGTGCACGTCCCGCTGCGGGTCGTCGAGGACCTGCCCGGCGGCACGGTCGTCGAGCTGCAGGCGGCCGCGCCGATCGGCGTGACCGGCGAGCTGGTGGTCGACCTCGGGCTGGTGGAGGTCTGA
- a CDS encoding RNA polymerase sigma factor, with protein sequence MPDVRTPDVEAVFRESYGRAVAILTRLLGDIDAAEEAVQDAFLTAVQRWPVDGVPPSPAGWIVTTARNRAIDRLRRESTRTDRYRAAALLADPGPPPGEGAVRDDRLRMLFTCCHPALAPATRVALTLRLVGGLSTAEIAHAFLVPEATMAQRLVRAKTKIRDARIPYRVPAEADLPDRLAGVLAVVYLVYAEGHTASAGDRLVRTDLCAEAVRLARELAGLMPDEPEVLGLLALVLLSESRRAARVAPDGSLLPLPEQDRSRWDAALIAEGQELVRRCLRRGAPGPYQVQAAIQAVHSDAPTAADTDWAQVLALYDHLLALTPSPVVALNRAVAVAEVHGPAAALALVDGLDLPRSHLLPAVRADLLRRLGRDAEAAEAYDDALALAGNARERAFLERRRAEVAGG encoded by the coding sequence GTGCCCGACGTCCGCACGCCCGACGTGGAGGCGGTCTTCCGCGAGTCCTACGGGCGCGCGGTCGCCATCCTCACCCGCCTCCTCGGCGACATCGACGCCGCCGAGGAGGCGGTGCAGGACGCCTTCCTCACTGCCGTGCAGCGCTGGCCGGTCGACGGCGTGCCGCCCAGCCCGGCCGGGTGGATCGTCACCACCGCTCGCAACCGGGCCATCGACCGGCTGCGCCGCGAGTCGACCCGCACCGACCGGTACCGCGCGGCGGCCCTGCTCGCCGACCCCGGACCCCCGCCCGGGGAGGGCGCCGTGCGCGACGACCGGCTGCGCATGCTGTTCACCTGCTGCCACCCCGCCCTGGCGCCGGCCACCCGTGTGGCGCTGACGCTGCGGCTGGTGGGCGGCCTGTCGACCGCGGAGATCGCGCACGCGTTCCTGGTGCCGGAGGCGACGATGGCCCAGCGCCTGGTGCGGGCCAAGACCAAGATCCGCGACGCCCGCATCCCCTACCGGGTGCCGGCCGAGGCCGACCTGCCCGACCGGCTGGCCGGCGTCCTGGCGGTCGTCTACCTCGTCTACGCGGAGGGGCACACCGCGTCGGCCGGGGACCGCCTGGTGCGCACCGACCTGTGCGCGGAGGCGGTCCGACTGGCCCGCGAGCTGGCCGGGCTGATGCCCGACGAGCCCGAGGTGCTCGGCCTGCTGGCGCTCGTCCTGTTGAGCGAGTCGCGCCGGGCGGCCCGGGTCGCACCGGACGGGTCGCTGCTGCCGCTGCCCGAGCAGGACCGCTCCCGGTGGGACGCCGCCCTGATCGCGGAGGGGCAGGAACTGGTGCGGCGCTGCCTGCGGCGCGGCGCACCCGGGCCCTACCAGGTGCAGGCGGCGATCCAGGCGGTGCACAGCGACGCCCCGACCGCCGCGGACACCGACTGGGCGCAGGTGCTCGCGCTGTACGACCACCTGCTGGCGCTGACCCCGAGCCCGGTGGTGGCGCTCAACCGCGCGGTCGCGGTGGCCGAGGTGCACGGCCCCGCGGCGGCGCTGGCGCTGGTCGACGGGCTCGACCTGCCGCGCTCGCACCTGCTGCCTGCCGTCCGGGCGGACCTGCTGCGCCGGCTGGGCCGCGACGCGGAGGCGGCGGAGGCGTACGACGACGCGCTCGCGCTGGCCGGGAACGCCCGCGAGCGGGCCTTCCTGGAGCGCCGGCGGGCCGAGGTCGCGGGCGGCTGA